From one Chanodichthys erythropterus isolate Z2021 chromosome 3, ASM2448905v1, whole genome shotgun sequence genomic stretch:
- the LOC137017422 gene encoding proline-rich protein 29-like isoform X1, with the protein MMSWTVSNEKQSLKIPEDPSNAQILQRPAPLPTFQQFSAAVASPFAPVRPGHIRGDLVELMMIQNAQMHQIIMNSMSMSALNTFNYTHTPEQTARINMVLEEEPDIYHHYYPPGPGFCYPGWVPLPQQLIQAPPPVLQNIQEPPQHAQPVHTKCWDRLM; encoded by the exons ATGATGTCGTGGACGGTctcaaatgaaaaacaaagcCTGAAGATACCAGAGGACCCATCCAACGCACAGATCCTCCAACGACCT GCTCCTCTGCCTACCTTCCAGCAGTTCTCAGCAGCAGTGGCGTCACCTTTTGCCCCTGTGCGTCCAGGACACATTAGAGGGG ACCTTGTGGAACTGATGATGATACAGAATGCACAGATGCATCAAATCATCATGAATAGCATGAGCATGTCTGCACTCAACACCTtcaactacacacacacaccagag CAGACTGCAAGAATCAATATGGTTTTAGAGGAAGAACCTGACATTTACCACCATTATTACCCACCTGGGCCTGGCTTCTGTTACCCAGGTTGGGTGCCTTTACCCCAGCAACTGATCCAGGCCCCACCTCCTGTTCTCCAGAACATCCAGGAACCACCACAACATGCACAGCCAGTTCACACAAAATGCTGGGACAG ACTGATGTAA
- the LOC137017422 gene encoding proline-rich protein 29-like isoform X2, producing the protein MMSWTVSNEKQSLKIPEDPSNAQILQRPAPLPTFQQFSAAVASPFAPVRPGHIRGDLVELMMIQNAQMHQIIMNSMSMSALNTFNYTHTPETARINMVLEEEPDIYHHYYPPGPGFCYPGWVPLPQQLIQAPPPVLQNIQEPPQHAQPVHTKCWDRLM; encoded by the exons ATGATGTCGTGGACGGTctcaaatgaaaaacaaagcCTGAAGATACCAGAGGACCCATCCAACGCACAGATCCTCCAACGACCT GCTCCTCTGCCTACCTTCCAGCAGTTCTCAGCAGCAGTGGCGTCACCTTTTGCCCCTGTGCGTCCAGGACACATTAGAGGGG ACCTTGTGGAACTGATGATGATACAGAATGCACAGATGCATCAAATCATCATGAATAGCATGAGCATGTCTGCACTCAACACCTtcaactacacacacacaccagag ACTGCAAGAATCAATATGGTTTTAGAGGAAGAACCTGACATTTACCACCATTATTACCCACCTGGGCCTGGCTTCTGTTACCCAGGTTGGGTGCCTTTACCCCAGCAACTGATCCAGGCCCCACCTCCTGTTCTCCAGAACATCCAGGAACCACCACAACATGCACAGCCAGTTCACACAAAATGCTGGGACAG ACTGATGTAA
- the LOC137017425 gene encoding trypsin-3-like: MMRQTVCVAGVILLNIIGSLCQLDVCGQAPLNTKIVGGQNANKGSWPWQASLHRISSGSHFCGGSLITKDWVLSAAHCFESIAASNIKIYLGRQQQLGLNPNEISRTVTQVIPHPSYSTSTQNNDIALLQLSSPVTFTDYIRPVCLAAAGSAFGGGTKSWITGWGKLNSGDTSLPNTLQEVQIPIVNNSVCKTVYGSIITSNMLCAGVNEGGKDSCQGDSGGPMVNKNDSLWVQSGIVSFGRDCGLPKFPGVYTRVSEYQSWINSKISSNQPGFVSFTSLESSSGSPSLLLFSLSLTSSIIPLIFSLYLFS, encoded by the exons ATGATGCGTCAAACTGTGTGTGTTGCAGGAGTCATACTTCTCAACATAATAG GCTCACTCTGTCAGTTAGACG tgtgtGGTCAAGCTCCCCTCAACACTAAGATTGTTGGAGGACAAAATGCAAATAAGGGGTCTTGGCCCTGGCAAGCAAGCCTTCATCGAATTTCATCTGGAAGTCATTTCTGTGGCGGGAGTCTAATCACCAAAGACTGGGTTTTGTCTGCAGCTCACTGCTTCGAGAG CATCGCCGCATCTAATATAAAAATCTACCTGGGACGCCAGCAACAATTGGGCTTAAACCCTAATGAGATCTCCAGGACAGTGACTCAGGTCATCCCCCATCCCAGCTATAGCACATCTACCCAAAACAATGACATTGCCCTGCTCCAGCTCTCCTCCCCTGTGACGTTCACTGATTATATTAGGCCTGTTTGTCTGGCAGCTGCTGGTAGTGCATTTGGTGGAGGCACTAAGAGTTGGATCACTGGATGGGGCAAACTCAATTCTGGAG ACACATCCCTTCCAAACACACTGCAAGAGGTGCAGATACCAATTGTGAACAACAGTGTTTGTAAAACAGTCTATGGAAGCATTATTACAAGCAACATGCTGTGCGCTGGAGTGAATGAGGGTGGGAAAGACTCGTGTCAG GGAGACTCTGGAGGTCCAATGGTCAATAAGAATGACTCCCTGTGGGTTCAGTCGGGTATTGTGAGTTTCGGTCGAGACTGTGGACTACCCAAGTTTCCTGGCGTGTACACCAGAGTGTCTGAATATCAGTCTTGGATCAACTCTAAAATAAgcagcaaccagcctggatttGTCTCATTCACTTCCCTTGAATCCAGCTCAGGCTCACCCAGTCTCCTCTTATTTTCCCTTTCTCTCACATCATCCATCATTCCTCTGATTTTCTCCTTGTATCTGTTTTCTTAA
- the LOC137017423 gene encoding trypsin-like isoform X1 — MKFNTALTVAGALLLNIAGSLCQLDVCGHAPLNNKIVGGQNAAVGSWPWQVSIQSASFGGHFCGGSLINKDWVLSAAHCFQSSSLGTIGVYVGLQSQLGSNPNQVYRTASQVITHPSYNNATNDNDIAMLQLSSSVSFSDYINPVCLAAAGSTFAAGTESWVTGWGVLQSGGNQISDILQEVMIPIVSNSDCNNAYRGGITSNMICAGLLNQGGKDSCQGDSGGPMVFKNGSLWTQSGIVSFGQGCAEPSFPGVYTRVSQYQDWINSYMSSNQPGYVSFTNQPGYVSFTSDGFRSSPNLLLFSISLTFSIIPFICSVFFSS; from the exons ATGAAGTTTAACACAGCTTTGACTGTTGCTGGAGCCTTACTTCTCAACATAGCAG GTTCTCTCTGCCAGTTAGATG TATGTGGTCATGCTCCCCTCAATAACAAGATTGTTGGAGGACAAAATGCAGCGGTAGGGTCCTGGCCATGGCAAGTCAGCATTCAAAGTGCCAGCTTTGGAGGCCATTTTTGTGGCGGGAGTCTGATTAATAAAGACTGGGTTTTGTCTGCTGCTCACTGCTTCCAGAG CTCCTCCCTTGGTACCATTGGGGTCTACGTAGGACTTCAGAGCCAATTAGGCTCAAACCCTAATCAGGTATACAGGACAGCGAGTCAAGTCATTACCCATCCTAGCTATAACAATGCTACCAATGACAACGACATAGCCATGCTCCAGCTCTCTTCCTCCGTGAGTTTCTCTGATTATATTAACCCAGTCTGTTTGGCTGCTGCTGGTAGTACATTTGCTGCAGGTACAGAGAGCTGGGTCACTGGATGGGGAGTGCTACAGTCTGGAG GCAACCAGATTTCTGACATTCTGCAGGAGGTGATGATACCAATTGTGAGCAACAGCGACTGTAATAATGCTTATAGAGGTGGCATCACAAGCAATATGATTTGTGCTGGATTGTTGAATCAGGGAGGGAAAGATTCATGTCAG GGAGACTCTGGAGGTCCAATGGTCTTTAAGAATGGCTCCCTGTGGACTCAGTCTGGCATTGTGAGTTTTGGTCAAGGATGTGCTGAACCCAGCTTTCCTGGTGTGTACACCCGCGTGTCTCAGTACCAGGACTGGATCAACTCTTACATGAgcagcaaccagcctggatatgTCTCCTTCACTAATCAGCCTGGATATGTCTCCTTCACTTCCGATGGATTCAGAAGCTCACCTAACCTGCTTTTATTTTCCATTTCTCTCACATTCTCCATTATTCCTTTCATATGCTCTGTGTTTTTCTCTTCATAG
- the LOC137017423 gene encoding trypsin-like isoform X2: MIVGGQNAAVGSWPWQVSIQSASFGGHFCGGSLINKDWVLSAAHCFQSSSLGTIGVYVGLQSQLGSNPNQVYRTASQVITHPSYNNATNDNDIAMLQLSSSVSFSDYINPVCLAAAGSTFAAGTESWVTGWGVLQSGGNQISDILQEVMIPIVSNSDCNNAYRGGITSNMICAGLLNQGGKDSCQGDSGGPMVFKNGSLWTQSGIVSFGQGCAEPSFPGVYTRVSQYQDWINSYMSSNQPGYVSFTNQPGYVSFTSDGFRSSPNLLLFSISLTFSIIPFICSVFFSS, translated from the exons ATG ATTGTTGGAGGACAAAATGCAGCGGTAGGGTCCTGGCCATGGCAAGTCAGCATTCAAAGTGCCAGCTTTGGAGGCCATTTTTGTGGCGGGAGTCTGATTAATAAAGACTGGGTTTTGTCTGCTGCTCACTGCTTCCAGAG CTCCTCCCTTGGTACCATTGGGGTCTACGTAGGACTTCAGAGCCAATTAGGCTCAAACCCTAATCAGGTATACAGGACAGCGAGTCAAGTCATTACCCATCCTAGCTATAACAATGCTACCAATGACAACGACATAGCCATGCTCCAGCTCTCTTCCTCCGTGAGTTTCTCTGATTATATTAACCCAGTCTGTTTGGCTGCTGCTGGTAGTACATTTGCTGCAGGTACAGAGAGCTGGGTCACTGGATGGGGAGTGCTACAGTCTGGAG GCAACCAGATTTCTGACATTCTGCAGGAGGTGATGATACCAATTGTGAGCAACAGCGACTGTAATAATGCTTATAGAGGTGGCATCACAAGCAATATGATTTGTGCTGGATTGTTGAATCAGGGAGGGAAAGATTCATGTCAG GGAGACTCTGGAGGTCCAATGGTCTTTAAGAATGGCTCCCTGTGGACTCAGTCTGGCATTGTGAGTTTTGGTCAAGGATGTGCTGAACCCAGCTTTCCTGGTGTGTACACCCGCGTGTCTCAGTACCAGGACTGGATCAACTCTTACATGAgcagcaaccagcctggatatgTCTCCTTCACTAATCAGCCTGGATATGTCTCCTTCACTTCCGATGGATTCAGAAGCTCACCTAACCTGCTTTTATTTTCCATTTCTCTCACATTCTCCATTATTCCTTTCATATGCTCTGTGTTTTTCTCTTCATAG